In a genomic window of Erigeron canadensis isolate Cc75 chromosome 5, C_canadensis_v1, whole genome shotgun sequence:
- the LOC122600718 gene encoding WRKY transcription factor 1-like encodes MVKSSGYLKLTGVPYGKNQAPLSDQERNSQSVMTTESHDGNDTSLSNQEGSSISEYNQERSALVISPERVPDGSVPESLSDQENYVMALRPEKGLDKLPLRRPPDNRVHVSGSDQGVTFLRTPEKPMVDGFNWRKYGQKLVRGNASVRSYYKCTYGDCPARKQVEHSHDGHITEINYLLKHEHPKPCDLPNQTGRPNEPSLESETSQDPEALETPVLSTVVHSENLVEGVVSHASEIESVNNNPPDSKRQKKENSRINDSVVTKTNYEPRVVVETTSAVDIVNDGYRWRKYGQKQIKGSPYPRSYYRCVNGGCPVKKHVERAPHDEKVVLTTYEGRHDHDMPAGIRTVIQITPGNNNGKTSSNDDESKPQPEADESRGMEMVVHDDAD; translated from the exons ATGGTGAAGTCATCAGGATATTTAAAGTTAACGGGTGTTCCTTATGGTAAAAATCAGGCACCACTATCTGATCAAGAAAGGAACTCTCAATCTGTAATGACCACAGAGTCACATGATGGCAACGACACATCACTGTCCAACCAAGAAGGAAGTTCCATATCAGAATATAATCAAGAAAGAAGTGCACTAGTTATATCACCTGAAAGAGTGCCAGATGGCAGTGTTCCTGAATCACTCTCGGATCAAGAAAATTATGTGATGGCGTTAAGACCTGAAAAAGGGCTAGATAAGTTGCCATTGAGACGACCCCCTGACAATCGGGTCCATGTGTCAGGTTCTGATCAGGGGGTTACTTTCTTAAGGACACCTGAGAAACCTATGGTGGATGGATTTAATTGGCGAAAATATGGTCAGAAGCTGGTCAGGGGAAATGCATCTGTCAGAAGCTATTACAAATGCACATATGGTGATTGTCCAGCTAGAAAGCAAGTGGAACATTCACATGATGGACATATCACTGAGATAAACTACTTATTGAAGCATGAACATCCTAAGCCTTGTGATCTACCAAATCAAACTGGAAGACCTAATGAACCGTCTTTGGAATCTGAAA CTTCTCAAGATCCTGAGGCATTAGAGACCCCTGTGTTATCTACCGTCGTACACAGTGAAAATTTAGTGGAGGGGGTAGTCTCACATGCAAGTGAAATAGAAAGTGTCAACAATAATCCACCCGACTCAAAGAGGCA GAAGAAAGAGAATTCTAGAATCAATGATAGTGTTGTGACAAAGACAAATTATGAGCCACGTGTAGTTGTTGAGACTACGAGCGCAGTTGATATTGTAAATGATGGGTATCGTTGGCGCAAATACGggcaaaagcaaataaaaggCAGTCCATATCCAAG GAGTTATTATCGGTGTGTAAATGGTGGCTGTCCAGTGAAGAAGCATGTAGAGAGGGCACCCCATGATGAAAAAGTGGTGTTGACAACTTACGAGGGACGGCATGACCATGATATGCCAGCTGGGATCAGAACCGTTATACAAATTACACCAGGAAACAACAATGGCAAAACATCCTCTAATGATGATGAATCAAAACCTCAACCAGAAGCAGATGAATCTAGAGGTATGGAAATGGTCGTTCATGATGATGCTGATTGA
- the LOC122599819 gene encoding nuclear pore complex protein NUP133 isoform X1 — protein MFSPGTKKSNRKDRTARPQPPPLGNGGSPVTPVIPNRKMATENVVPDRPSTGTPAPWASRLSVLARIPTTKKSDKVDDVDPIQPVYVGEVPQVVRDEQANILQKRVPGDTGISGGMDKGASLAWMICGSRLFIWSYLSPAASRKCIDLELPSTKLEDGDTNEKSGSAWLLCVLDWDRITSSTNKLLQQSTSAGVLLCNKKTSTLIYWPDIYSSSHSVSYINQSESVTTFTKQQQRSSYNSLIASAIPQEQKVCIALACSSNGQLCKFICSSSGILCQGIVNVYSQESQPPGTKRYPRSLIWHAPYDYLKEPKRRFLLLTDHEIQCFRVDLFRDFSMSKLWSHEIVGNDGDAGIQKGLAGQKGIWPLDMQVDSHGKVVTVLVATLCKDRATSSSYTEYSLLSMQYKSGLDISSDSTYHLNEKILEKRSPIEVIIPKARVEDDNFLFSMRLKVGGKPSGSSIIVSGDGTATVTRYWRNTSRLYKFDLPYDAGIVLDASVFPSEDGEDGAWAVLTEKAGVWAIPEKAVLLGGVEPPERSLSRKGSSKEGSTQEERRNVSFAGNIAPRRASSEAWDAGDRQRPIFTGIAHRTAQDEESEALLAQFFHDFLQSGEATGTFNKLQNSGAFERDGETNVFARVSKSIVDTLAKHWTTTRGAEIVALAVVSTQLVDKQQKHQKFLQFLAFSKCHEELSSRQRKSLQIIMEHGEKLAAMIQLRELQNRIRQQSATGVAFANSNSQNELSGSIWDLIQLVGERARQNTVLLMDRDNAEVFYSKVSELEEVFHCLERKLSLIISEEMPLMFQLQRACELSSMCVTLLNASMNYKDENHMWYPPPEGLTPWYCQTVVRNGMWTLASVMLQLLKEMGHLDISAKLEFLSHLEVLVKVLLEAYSGAITAKVEREEEHGGLLEEYWSRRDTLLDSLYQQVKGFNEVKGSSEAVEEQNGNITQRLSNLLAIAKRHEGYQTLWNLCFDHNDLELLRSLMHDSMGPKGGFSNFVFKQMYNNKQFSKLMRLGEEFPEELAIYLKEHPDLLWLHEIFMHQFSSASETLHVLALSDDDGLIAETEEPTSYEPKVELTLADRRRLLNLSKIAAVAGRDADHDTKFKRIEADLRILKLQQEILKLLPDDEETQEITHKLLPPADLIQLCFKIQNKQLALYAFDVFAWTSLSFLRSNTSLLEECWKNAANQDDWETINRTSVAKGLSDEENLEVLRETTLFQASRICYGPESETYQGKFEEVLPLRQESLESSVGSSVEAILMQHRSFPDADKLMVTAIMLGSVAADTGVKDGPSPME, from the exons atgttttctccAGGAACAAAGAAATCAAATAGAAAGGATCGAACGGCTCGTCCGCAACCACCGCCGTTAGGTAACGGCGGTTCTCCGGTTACTCCTGTAATCCCTAACCGAAAAATGGCAACGGAAAATGTTGTTCCGGACCGACCTAGTACCGGTACACCGGCGCCTTGGGCGTCTCGCTTGTCTGTCCTTGCTAG AATTCCAACCACAAAGAAAAGCGACAAAGTGGATGATGTAGACCCCATTCAACCTGTATATGTTGGAGAAGTGCCACAAGTAGTTCGTGATGAACAGGCTAATATCTTGCAGAAGCGTGTTCCTG GTGATACAGGCATCTCTGGTGGGATGGACAAGGGAGCCTCTCTGGCATGGATGATATGTGGAAGCAGGCTTTTTATCTGGAGCTACCTATCACCCGCAGCTTCAAGAAAATGTATTGATCTTGAACTTCCGTCAACCAAATTAGAAGATGGAGATACTAACGAGAAATCTGGTAGTGCTTGGTTACTTTGTGTTCTTGACTGGGATCGTATCACATCGAGTACAAACAAGCTACTTCAACAAAGCACTTCCGCTGGTGTTCTTTTATGTAATAAGAAAACAAGCACCCTTATATATTGGCCCGACATTTATTCTTCCTCCCATTCAGTCAGTTACATCAATCAATCTGAGTCTGTAACAACCTTCACCAAGCAGCAACAACGAAGTTCTTATAACTCTTTGATTGCTTCTGCTATTCCTCAAGAGCAAAAGGTATGCATTGCCCTTGCATGCAGTTCTAATGGTCAACTTTGTAAATTCATTTGTTCGTCTTCTGGGATTCTATGTCAAGGAATTGTAAATGTATACTCTCAAGAAAGTCAACCCCCTGGTACCAAGAGATATCCACGGTCACTGATTTGGCATGCGCCAtatgattatttgaaagaacCAAAAAGGAGGTTTCTTCTATTGACAGATCATGAAATACAATGTTTCCGCGTTGACCTTTTTCGGGATTTTAGTATGTCAAAACTGTGGTCTCATGAAATAGTTGGAAATGATGGCGATGCTGGTATACAGAAGGGCCTAGCTGGACAAAAGGGGATTTGGCCCCTTGACATGCAAGTAGACAGTCATGGGAAAGTAGTAACTGTTCTTGTTGCCACCCTTTGTAAGGACAGGGCCACTAGTTCAAGCTATACAGAATACTCTCTTCTAAGCATGCAATACAAATCTGGGCTGGATATCTCCTCAGACTCCACTTACCATTTAAACGAGAAAATATTGGAGAAAAGATCACCAATTGAAGTGATAATCCCGAAGGCTAGAGTAGAAGATGATAATTTCTTATTTTCTATGAGGTTAAAAGTTGGTGGCAAACCTTCTGGATCTTCAATTATAGTTTCTGGTGATGGAACTGCAACAGTCACACGTTACTGGAGAAACACAAGCCGGctttataaatttgatttacCTTATGATGCTGGGATTGTTCTGGATGCTTCAGTTTTCCCTTCTGAGGATGGAGAAGATGGTGCTTGGGCTGTCCTCACAGAGAAAGCCGGGGTGTGGGCTATTCCTGAAAAGGCAGTTTTGCTTGGTGGAGTTGAACCTCCTGAACGAAGCTTATCTCGTAAAGGAAGCTCTAAAGAAGGATCCACACAGGAGGAGAGAAGAAATGTTTCCTTTGCAGGAAACATTGCTCCTAGAAGGGCTAGTTCAGAAGCATGGGATGCTGGAGATAGACAAAGGCCTATTTTTACCGGAATTGCACACCGGACTGCTCAAGATGAAGAATCTGAAGCTTTACTTGCTCAGTTTTTTCATGATTTTCTCCAATCTGGAGAGGCTACTGGGACATTCAATAAGCTTCAGAATTCAGGGGCATTTGAAAGAGATGGAGAGACAAATGTCTTTGCCAGGGTAAGTAAATCGATTGTTGACACGCTAGCTAAACATTGGACGACTACTAGGGGCGCAGAGATTGTGGCTCTGGCTGTTGTATCCACACAGCTCGTTGATAAGCAGCAGAAGCATCAAAAGTTTCTCCAGTTTCTTGCTTTTTCTAAATGCCATGAAGAACTGTCTTCTCGACAGA GGAAATCTTTGCAGATCATAATGGAACATGGTGAAAAACTAGCAGCTATGATTCAACTCAGGGAGCTCCAGAATCGGATAAGGCAGCAGAGTGCAACTGGTGTTGCCTTTGCCAACTCCAACTCTCAGAACGAGCTTTCTGGTTCCATTTGGGACCTGATTCAGCTAGTTGGTGAGAGAGCACGTCAAAATACCGTCCTTCTAATGGATAGAGATAATGCAGAAGTGTTCTACAGTAAGGTGTCTGAACTTGAAGAAGTATTTCATTGCTTGGAGAGAAAGTTAAGTCTCATAATCAGTGAAGAGATGCCATTAATGTTTCAGCTCCAAAGAGCATGTGAATTGTCAAGCATGTGTGTCACGTTACTAAATGCATCAATGAACTATAAGGATGAGAATCATATGTGGTACCCCCCACCAGAAGGCTTGACACCATGGTATTGTCAAACTGTGGTAAGGAATGGGATGTGGACTCTTGCATCTGTCATGCTTCAGCTGTTGAAAGAAATGGGCCACCTCGATATATCTGCAAAGTTGGAGTTTCTTTCTCATCTAGAGGTACTGGTTAAAGTATTACTCGAGGCATACTCTGGTGCCATCACTGCAAAAGTTGAGCGTGAAGAAGAACATGGTGGTCTATTAGAAGAGTACTGGAGCAGGAGAGATACACTTCTTGATTCACTTTATCAGCAAGTCAAAGGTTTTAACGAGGTAAAG GGTTCAAGTGAAGCGGTGGAAGAGCAAAATGGAAATATCACTCAACGATTATCTAATTTGCTGGCTATTGCTAAACGACACGAAGGATATCAAACTCTTTGGAATTTGTGCTTTGATCACAATGATCTAGAATTACTCAGAAGTCTAATG CATGACAGTATGGGTCCCAAGGGAGGATTTAGTAACTTTGTGTTTAAACAAATGTACAACAACAAACAGTTCTCCAAACTTATGAGACTTGGGGAAGAGTTTCCAGAAGAGCTGGCAATATATTTGAAAGAGCATCCAGATCTCCTTTGGCTTCATGAAATATTCATGCATCAGTTTTCCTCCGCTTCTGAAACTCTTCATGTCCTGGCACTTTCTGATGATGATGGCTTAATCGCTGAAACTGAGGAACCCACATCTTATGAACCTAAGGTTGAACTAACGTTGGCTGACAGAAGACGGCTCTTAAACCTCTCGAAGATAGCTGCTGTGGCAG GAAGAGATGCTGATCATGATACTAAATTTAAGCGGATTGAAGCTGATTTAAGAATTCTGAAATTGCAG CAAGAAATACTGAAACTCCTTCCCGATGATGAAGAAACACAAGAGATCACACATAAGCTTCTCCCACCTGCTGACCTTATCCAGTTATGCTTCAAGATTCAAAACAAACAGCTCGCTCTATATGCTTTCGATGTATTTGCATGGACCAGTCTCTCCTTCCTGAGATCTAACACAAGTCTTTTAGAAGAATGTTGGAAAAATGCAGCCAATCAAGATGACTGGGAGACCATAAACCGGACATCCGTGGCTAAGGGCTTGAGTGATGAAGAAAATTTGGAGGTTCTTAGAGAGACCACTCTTTTTCAAGCTTCACGAATATGTTATGGTCCCGAAAGCGAAACTTACCAAGGCAAGTTTGAAGAAGTGCTTCCGTTAAGGCAAGAAAGCTTGGAGTCTTCTGTAGGCTCTTCAGTGGAAGCAATCTTGATGCAGCATAGAAGTTTTCCTGATGCTGATAAGTTGATGGTGACTGCAATTATGTTGGGAAGTGTTGCAGCCGATACAGGAGTGAAGGATGGTCCCTCACCTATGGAGTAA
- the LOC122599819 gene encoding nuclear pore complex protein NUP133 isoform X2 produces the protein MFSPGTKKSNRKDRTARPQPPPLGNGGSPVTPVIPNRKMATENVVPDRPSTGTPAPWASRLSVLARIPTTKKSDKVDDVDPIQPVYVGEVPQVVRDEQANILQKRVPGDTGISGGMDKGASLAWMICGSRLFIWSYLSPAASRKCIDLELPSTKLEDGDTNEKSGSAWLLCVLDWDRITSSTNKLLQQSTSAGVLLCNKKTSTLIYWPDIYSSSHSVSYINQSESVTTFTKQQQRSSYNSLIASAIPQEQKVCIALACSSNGQLCKFICSSSGILCQGIVNVYSQESQPPGTKRYPRSLIWHAPYDYLKEPKRRFLLLTDHEIQCFRVDLFRDFSMSKLWSHEIVGNDGDAGIQKGLAGQKGIWPLDMQVDSHGKVVTVLVATLCKDRATSSSYTEYSLLSMQYKSGLDISSDSTYHLNEKILEKRSPIEVIIPKARVEDDNFLFSMRLKVGGKPSGSSIIVSGDGTATVTRYWRNTSRLYKFDLPYDAGIVLDASVFPSEDGEDGAWAVLTEKAGVWAIPEKAVLLGGVEPPERSLSRKGSSKEGSTQEERRNVSFAGNIAPRRASSEAWDAGDRQRPIFTGIAHRTAQDEESEALLAQFFHDFLQSGEATGTFNKLQNSGAFERDGETNVFARVSKSIVDTLAKHWTTTRGAEIVALAVVSTQLVDKQQKHQKFLQFLAFSKCHEELSSRQRKSLQIIMEHGEKLAAMIQLRELQNRIRQQSATGVAFANSNSQNELSGSIWDLIQLVGERARQNTVLLMDRDNAEVFYSKVSELEEVFHCLERKLSLIISEEMPLMFQLQRACELSSMCVTLLNASMNYKDENHMWYPPPEGLTPWYCQTVVRNGMWTLASVMLQLLKEMGHLDISAKLEFLSHLEVLVKVLLEAYSGAITAKVEREEEHGGLLEEYWSRRDTLLDSLYQQVKGFNEGSSEAVEEQNGNITQRLSNLLAIAKRHEGYQTLWNLCFDHNDLELLRSLMHDSMGPKGGFSNFVFKQMYNNKQFSKLMRLGEEFPEELAIYLKEHPDLLWLHEIFMHQFSSASETLHVLALSDDDGLIAETEEPTSYEPKVELTLADRRRLLNLSKIAAVAGRDADHDTKFKRIEADLRILKLQQEILKLLPDDEETQEITHKLLPPADLIQLCFKIQNKQLALYAFDVFAWTSLSFLRSNTSLLEECWKNAANQDDWETINRTSVAKGLSDEENLEVLRETTLFQASRICYGPESETYQGKFEEVLPLRQESLESSVGSSVEAILMQHRSFPDADKLMVTAIMLGSVAADTGVKDGPSPME, from the exons atgttttctccAGGAACAAAGAAATCAAATAGAAAGGATCGAACGGCTCGTCCGCAACCACCGCCGTTAGGTAACGGCGGTTCTCCGGTTACTCCTGTAATCCCTAACCGAAAAATGGCAACGGAAAATGTTGTTCCGGACCGACCTAGTACCGGTACACCGGCGCCTTGGGCGTCTCGCTTGTCTGTCCTTGCTAG AATTCCAACCACAAAGAAAAGCGACAAAGTGGATGATGTAGACCCCATTCAACCTGTATATGTTGGAGAAGTGCCACAAGTAGTTCGTGATGAACAGGCTAATATCTTGCAGAAGCGTGTTCCTG GTGATACAGGCATCTCTGGTGGGATGGACAAGGGAGCCTCTCTGGCATGGATGATATGTGGAAGCAGGCTTTTTATCTGGAGCTACCTATCACCCGCAGCTTCAAGAAAATGTATTGATCTTGAACTTCCGTCAACCAAATTAGAAGATGGAGATACTAACGAGAAATCTGGTAGTGCTTGGTTACTTTGTGTTCTTGACTGGGATCGTATCACATCGAGTACAAACAAGCTACTTCAACAAAGCACTTCCGCTGGTGTTCTTTTATGTAATAAGAAAACAAGCACCCTTATATATTGGCCCGACATTTATTCTTCCTCCCATTCAGTCAGTTACATCAATCAATCTGAGTCTGTAACAACCTTCACCAAGCAGCAACAACGAAGTTCTTATAACTCTTTGATTGCTTCTGCTATTCCTCAAGAGCAAAAGGTATGCATTGCCCTTGCATGCAGTTCTAATGGTCAACTTTGTAAATTCATTTGTTCGTCTTCTGGGATTCTATGTCAAGGAATTGTAAATGTATACTCTCAAGAAAGTCAACCCCCTGGTACCAAGAGATATCCACGGTCACTGATTTGGCATGCGCCAtatgattatttgaaagaacCAAAAAGGAGGTTTCTTCTATTGACAGATCATGAAATACAATGTTTCCGCGTTGACCTTTTTCGGGATTTTAGTATGTCAAAACTGTGGTCTCATGAAATAGTTGGAAATGATGGCGATGCTGGTATACAGAAGGGCCTAGCTGGACAAAAGGGGATTTGGCCCCTTGACATGCAAGTAGACAGTCATGGGAAAGTAGTAACTGTTCTTGTTGCCACCCTTTGTAAGGACAGGGCCACTAGTTCAAGCTATACAGAATACTCTCTTCTAAGCATGCAATACAAATCTGGGCTGGATATCTCCTCAGACTCCACTTACCATTTAAACGAGAAAATATTGGAGAAAAGATCACCAATTGAAGTGATAATCCCGAAGGCTAGAGTAGAAGATGATAATTTCTTATTTTCTATGAGGTTAAAAGTTGGTGGCAAACCTTCTGGATCTTCAATTATAGTTTCTGGTGATGGAACTGCAACAGTCACACGTTACTGGAGAAACACAAGCCGGctttataaatttgatttacCTTATGATGCTGGGATTGTTCTGGATGCTTCAGTTTTCCCTTCTGAGGATGGAGAAGATGGTGCTTGGGCTGTCCTCACAGAGAAAGCCGGGGTGTGGGCTATTCCTGAAAAGGCAGTTTTGCTTGGTGGAGTTGAACCTCCTGAACGAAGCTTATCTCGTAAAGGAAGCTCTAAAGAAGGATCCACACAGGAGGAGAGAAGAAATGTTTCCTTTGCAGGAAACATTGCTCCTAGAAGGGCTAGTTCAGAAGCATGGGATGCTGGAGATAGACAAAGGCCTATTTTTACCGGAATTGCACACCGGACTGCTCAAGATGAAGAATCTGAAGCTTTACTTGCTCAGTTTTTTCATGATTTTCTCCAATCTGGAGAGGCTACTGGGACATTCAATAAGCTTCAGAATTCAGGGGCATTTGAAAGAGATGGAGAGACAAATGTCTTTGCCAGGGTAAGTAAATCGATTGTTGACACGCTAGCTAAACATTGGACGACTACTAGGGGCGCAGAGATTGTGGCTCTGGCTGTTGTATCCACACAGCTCGTTGATAAGCAGCAGAAGCATCAAAAGTTTCTCCAGTTTCTTGCTTTTTCTAAATGCCATGAAGAACTGTCTTCTCGACAGA GGAAATCTTTGCAGATCATAATGGAACATGGTGAAAAACTAGCAGCTATGATTCAACTCAGGGAGCTCCAGAATCGGATAAGGCAGCAGAGTGCAACTGGTGTTGCCTTTGCCAACTCCAACTCTCAGAACGAGCTTTCTGGTTCCATTTGGGACCTGATTCAGCTAGTTGGTGAGAGAGCACGTCAAAATACCGTCCTTCTAATGGATAGAGATAATGCAGAAGTGTTCTACAGTAAGGTGTCTGAACTTGAAGAAGTATTTCATTGCTTGGAGAGAAAGTTAAGTCTCATAATCAGTGAAGAGATGCCATTAATGTTTCAGCTCCAAAGAGCATGTGAATTGTCAAGCATGTGTGTCACGTTACTAAATGCATCAATGAACTATAAGGATGAGAATCATATGTGGTACCCCCCACCAGAAGGCTTGACACCATGGTATTGTCAAACTGTGGTAAGGAATGGGATGTGGACTCTTGCATCTGTCATGCTTCAGCTGTTGAAAGAAATGGGCCACCTCGATATATCTGCAAAGTTGGAGTTTCTTTCTCATCTAGAGGTACTGGTTAAAGTATTACTCGAGGCATACTCTGGTGCCATCACTGCAAAAGTTGAGCGTGAAGAAGAACATGGTGGTCTATTAGAAGAGTACTGGAGCAGGAGAGATACACTTCTTGATTCACTTTATCAGCAAGTCAAAGGTTTTAACGAG GGTTCAAGTGAAGCGGTGGAAGAGCAAAATGGAAATATCACTCAACGATTATCTAATTTGCTGGCTATTGCTAAACGACACGAAGGATATCAAACTCTTTGGAATTTGTGCTTTGATCACAATGATCTAGAATTACTCAGAAGTCTAATG CATGACAGTATGGGTCCCAAGGGAGGATTTAGTAACTTTGTGTTTAAACAAATGTACAACAACAAACAGTTCTCCAAACTTATGAGACTTGGGGAAGAGTTTCCAGAAGAGCTGGCAATATATTTGAAAGAGCATCCAGATCTCCTTTGGCTTCATGAAATATTCATGCATCAGTTTTCCTCCGCTTCTGAAACTCTTCATGTCCTGGCACTTTCTGATGATGATGGCTTAATCGCTGAAACTGAGGAACCCACATCTTATGAACCTAAGGTTGAACTAACGTTGGCTGACAGAAGACGGCTCTTAAACCTCTCGAAGATAGCTGCTGTGGCAG GAAGAGATGCTGATCATGATACTAAATTTAAGCGGATTGAAGCTGATTTAAGAATTCTGAAATTGCAG CAAGAAATACTGAAACTCCTTCCCGATGATGAAGAAACACAAGAGATCACACATAAGCTTCTCCCACCTGCTGACCTTATCCAGTTATGCTTCAAGATTCAAAACAAACAGCTCGCTCTATATGCTTTCGATGTATTTGCATGGACCAGTCTCTCCTTCCTGAGATCTAACACAAGTCTTTTAGAAGAATGTTGGAAAAATGCAGCCAATCAAGATGACTGGGAGACCATAAACCGGACATCCGTGGCTAAGGGCTTGAGTGATGAAGAAAATTTGGAGGTTCTTAGAGAGACCACTCTTTTTCAAGCTTCACGAATATGTTATGGTCCCGAAAGCGAAACTTACCAAGGCAAGTTTGAAGAAGTGCTTCCGTTAAGGCAAGAAAGCTTGGAGTCTTCTGTAGGCTCTTCAGTGGAAGCAATCTTGATGCAGCATAGAAGTTTTCCTGATGCTGATAAGTTGATGGTGACTGCAATTATGTTGGGAAGTGTTGCAGCCGATACAGGAGTGAAGGATGGTCCCTCACCTATGGAGTAA